TGCGGCTCCACTTCCGCGAAAACAACCGTCGCCCCGAGCGAATAGGCCTGCAGGCAGGAAGCCCAGTAGGTTATGCTCGGCGAAATGATTTCGTCGCCCACGCCGACCTTGCATCCGTACATGGCGCAATGCAGCGCCGCCGTGCCGGAACAGCAGCCCAGGGCGTATTTGACGCCTTCCCAGGCCGCAAACTGTTTTTCAAAATCCATGGTAACATCGGTGCCCGACATGGCGCCGCGGCGCAAAACATCCAAACATGCCCGTTCATCCTCCCGGGTAATCACGGGCCATTTGAACATTGCGGCCGGAATGTTCTTTTTCAAAGATTTCGGACCACCCAGCAAAGCCAGTTTTGAGCGCGGCATATGATTATCTCCTTTCAAATTGCGGCATCTCCGCCGGACATTGATTTTAACGTCGGATGCCATTTAACAATTTTTTTCGCGGGATGCGAACGGCATTTTTCAGCATAAATGCAACTATTTCGGACATGGCGCCGGGAAAGCCCTTAACCCGGGTTAATGTTCCGGCCGGCCCGGCCCGCCCTGCGTCGTATTCGCCGCGGCGGGCGCAATGCCGGCCGGATTGGCGAAGGCGGACTGCGGCAAACCGCGATAAACGCTGGGCGACAACCGCGTCATGGCCTTGAAAGCGCGCTCAAAAACGGCCCGGCCGCGGAAGCCGACCGACTCGGAAACCGCCTCTATTTTCAAGCCCGGGCGCTGTTGCAGTATTTTGCCCGCTTCCGCTACACGCCGCTGGATAACATAACGTTTCGGACCAATCCCGTAGTACTGCTTGAAAATGCGGTTGAGATGGCGCGCGGATAACCCGAATTTTTTTGACAGCGCTTCCAGCGGCAAAGGCCCGCGAAAATGTTCCCCGATATAAACCGAGAGCCGGGAAATAAGCGGATGGCAGCGCAGGCGCAGGCACGGCTGCCGGGACAGGCGCCTGACGAGCAGAAACAACGACTCGGTTTGTTCCTTCATCATCTCCTGCCATCCGAAAAGCCGCCGTTTTTCCTCCTCAATGATACGGTTCAAGGCCAGCTCCAGATAAGGCATGTCCCGCGCCGGCGCCCGGAAACAAGGTGAAAAGTTTTTCGGACAGCCGGCAAACAGCCGCGTGGCGCGCGTGTATTCCGGCGCCACCATGACGCGGCAATGCTCGCACGATTCGCTGGACACAAAGGAATGCACCTTCCATGGGAGCACCACCAGGCAGGCCGGGCCGACAAATTCGTAATTACAGCCGGAAATCTGGTAAATGCCGCGGCCCTTCCTTATATAATGCAGTTCCAATTCCGGATGACATTTTAACGAAAAGGGATTACCGGCAATATCGGCCCAACCAACCTTGAGGGGGACTTCGCCGGTCTGAAAGATATTTTCAACCTTGCCCCCGCGCGGCGGCGGACCGCCGGACTTTGCTTTTTTTTTCCCGCGCGCAACCGGCCCGGCGTGCGGCCGCCGGTTCTTTTTCCTTTTCGCCCTCATAACATCTTTCGTCCGGCGCCTCTTGTTTCCAGGGCAATTGCCTTCCGGCGATACGCAGAGGGCGTCATATGTTCCATCATTTTAAACGCCCGCTCAAAGACCGCGTTATCGGCGAAACCGAGCGACTCGGAAACGGCGGCAACGTTCACGGCGGGATTTTGCGC
This is a stretch of genomic DNA from Kiritimatiellia bacterium. It encodes these proteins:
- a CDS encoding DegT/DnrJ/EryC1/StrS family aminotransferase; translated protein: MPRSKLALLGGPKSLKKNIPAAMFKWPVITREDERACLDVLRRGAMSGTDVTMDFEKQFAAWEGVKYALGCCSGTAALHCAMYGCKVGVGDEIISPSITYWASCLQAYSLGATVVFAEVEP
- a CDS encoding AraC family transcriptional regulator, encoding MRAKRKKNRRPHAGPVARGKKKAKSGGPPPRGGKVENIFQTGEVPLKVGWADIAGNPFSLKCHPELELHYIRKGRGIYQISGCNYEFVGPACLVVLPWKVHSFVSSESCEHCRVMVAPEYTRATRLFAGCPKNFSPCFRAPARDMPYLELALNRIIEEEKRRLFGWQEMMKEQTESLFLLVRRLSRQPCLRLRCHPLISRLSVYIGEHFRGPLPLEALSKKFGLSARHLNRIFKQYYGIGPKRYVIQRRVAEAGKILQQRPGLKIEAVSESVGFRGRAVFERAFKAMTRLSPSVYRGLPQSAFANPAGIAPAAANTTQGGPGRPEH